The following proteins come from a genomic window of Lycium ferocissimum isolate CSIRO_LF1 chromosome 4, AGI_CSIRO_Lferr_CH_V1, whole genome shotgun sequence:
- the LOC132053667 gene encoding uncharacterized protein LOC132053667 — translation MEQSLINATTSSEPSLSLPITSDPTSSNEPETHLEVIARLEQRVAELSHMVLQNRSFSQTPPHMTPSQGVRQTLPMPPPFPNLDELNQVNYFTTSQPATSEPLTHLVTQNAPLLFTATSSKTQYIPPAPHQVPPVYTYATAPPLTQTQGLCHADVDHYVEVEKETREINDEMINRKLKSLEEAMRSLRGLGSNQSVRYEELCAFPEVELPPGYKIPKFEKFDGSGNPFFHLKVYCEKLIGVGKNEGIRVKLFNQSLSGKALEWYSKQDTTKWRTWDDLANAFVDHYKFHVEIAPDRISITKLKKKSVESFREYAIRWREEASRVHPPMEEAEMVTFFIQALEPEYYERLVTMGGKAFAEVIKAGDMIEDGIKTGRITSLAALQSTSKAIQTGALGNGKKKEKEATAVMALGNTSYHHQQPPRYQSNALHPQYFQYSSQPYNQALLSYQPQSPQISYPVYHTQPTYRPPRPPTYQAPPSQSHHPNNASAPRPNRPFRNFTPLGEPLSVVFERLQASGLLYPVEGRIPDPLPRSFDPTKTCAYHSGVKGHATDRCYALKHKVEDLIEAKQIMVKQPTPNVDNNPLPTHDEASINMIGTNENDDDPVKFIVPVNSVEDHDLIAVASPAIVVRGCVPVEILGASSTPVEIAQAPNQLPVLDTKAVPWNYQQAVMECRGKETITDKIKTSGMTRSGRNALLKILSEACVPTETTSETLAGMIERVLDSHRISFDNENRHRGM, via the exons ATGGAGCAAAGTTTGATCAATGCAACCACTTCATCTGAGCCATCTCTTAGTTTACCTATCACAAGTGATCCCACATCCTCTAATGAACCAGAAACACATTTGGAGGTCATTGCTCGTCTGGAGCAACGAGTAGCTGAACTAAGTCACATGGTACTGCAAAATCGGTCATTTTCTCAAACTCCGCCACATATGACTCCATCTCAGGGGGTTCGTCAGACTTTGCCTATGCCACCTCCATTCCCAAACTTAGACGAACTTAACCAAGTGAACTATTTTACCACTTCTCAACCAGCTACTTCTGAACCTCTCACCCACCTAGTCACTCAAAATGCTCCTCTCTTGTTTACAGCTACTTCTTCAAAGACTCAGTACATACCGCCGGCACCTCATCAAGTTCCGCCGGTATATACTTATGCCACAGCTCCGCCATTGACACAAACCCAAGGACTATGTCACGCagatgttgatcattatgtcGAAGTCGAAAAGGAGACAAGAGAAATTAATGATGAAATGATAAATAGAAAGCTCAAAAGTTTGGAGGAGGCTATGAGAAGTTTGCGTGGACTCGGTAGTAACCAAAGCGTGAGATATGAAGAATTGTGTGCATTTCCTGAGGTAGAATTGCCACCAGGTTACAAGATTCCAAAATTTGAGAAGTTTGATGGGTCGGGAAATCCTTTCTTCCATTTGAAAGTCTATTGCGAAAAGTTGATTGGCGTAGGGAAAAATGAAGGGATAAGAGTCAAACTATTTAATCAAAGTTTAAGTGGGAAAGCTTTGGAATGGTATTCCAAGCAAGATACAACCAAATGGCGTACTTGGGATGACTTGGCAAATGCTTTTGTGGATCATTACAAGTTTCATGTTGAGATCGCTCCTGACAGAATTtcaattacaaaattaaagaagaagtcaGTTGAATCATTCCGAGAATATGCTATACGGTGGAGGGAAGAAGCATCCAGGGTACACCCTCCGATGGAGGAAGCAGAAATGGTCACTTTCTTCATTCAGGCGCTAGAGCCAGAGTATTATGAACGTTTGGTGACAATGGGTGGAAAAGCTTTTGCAGAAGTGATCAAAGCTGGGGACATGATCGAAGATGGCATTAAGACAGGGAGAATAACAAGTCTAGCAGCATTGCAGTCTACTAGTAAGGCCATACAAACTGGCGCTCTcggaaatggaaagaaaaaagaaaaagaagcgaCAGCGGTAATGGCTCTAGGAAACACCTCATACCACCATCAACAACCTCCACGATACCAGTCTAACGCTCTCCACCCACAATATTTTCAATATTCATCACAGCCATACAACCAAGCTTTGTTATCTTACCAACCTCAATCACCACAAATTTCCTATCCCGTCTACCACACACAACCAACATACCGACCTCCGCGACCGCCAACATACCAAGCTCCACCATCACAATCTCATCATCCAAACAATGCATCCGCACCTCGCCCAAATAGACCTTTCCGTAATTTTACACCGCTAGGGGAGCCGTTAAGCGTTGTTTTTGAAAGACTGCAAGCTTCAGGCTTATTATATCCTGTGGAAGGTAGAATTCCAGATCCACTGCCCAGAAGTTTTGATCCCACTAAAACGTGTGCATATCATTCGGGGGTAAAAGGCCATGCTACTGATCGTTGTTACGCATTGAAACATAAGGTTGAAGATCTTATTGAAGCAAAACAGATCATGGTCAAACAGCCGACACCAAATGTTGATAACAACCCACTCCCGACACATGATGAGGCCTCGATAAATATGATCGGAacaaatgaaaatgatgacgaTCCGGTCAAATTTATAGTGCCTGTGAATAGCGTGGAAGATCACGATCTTATAGCCGTTGCTTCTCCGGCTATAGTGGTAAGAGGTTGTGTGCCTGTCGAGATATTAGGAGCTTCATCAACACCTGTGGAGATAGCTCAAGCGCCAAATCAGTTGCCAGTACTCGATACCAAAGCCGTACCATGGAATTATCAACAAGCTGTGATGGAATGTCGAGGGAAAGAAACGATCACTGACAAGATTAAGACGTCAGGAATGACAAGGTCCGGAAG AAATGCACTCTTGAAGATTTTGAGTGAAGCATGCGTTCCGACTGAAACAACTAGTGAGACATTAGCTGGAATGATTGAGCGCGTGCTTGACAGTCATCGAATCAGCTTCGATAATGAGAATCGCCACCGAGGGATGTAG